From Arachis hypogaea cultivar Tifrunner chromosome 3, arahy.Tifrunner.gnm2.J5K5, whole genome shotgun sequence:
TGTCTAACTCTCAAAATATTGTTTGATTGAACTTGAAATacatcataatttattataagCACTCAATCAAGCACACTACACCTACCAAGTAAATTCACAATGAATAAACAAGtgataaaaattctcattatcctGTTACATAAAACACATACTATTATTATAATCAATAATGCCAAATTTACTTAATCTCTCATTGGTATTGACTCTGCCCACTAACAAAAACCAAATGAATAACTCAATTCGTAGTGGTACTAAATTCTCCCAAATAGATCTAGTAAAATAGTAACTTGTAATATCCTCTGATAATAGTTCAGCTTGCAAAACTTGAACAAAAGAGATAATAATATAGACTCctaatttatcaaattttcacattAGTGGATCCTCTCTTCCATGTGTTAATATGATTGAAGGACTCTATGGAGTTGATTAACTAATTTCAACtcccattaaaaaaattatcttctctattaaaaattttatatttactctAATTCATCTCAAAACCTACAATCTCCTATTATCAATCCGCTTtagtttgaaataaaaaaaaccttaaaaagaCTAATTTCAGTATACCATATTAGTggcaataatattttgaaaaaattatataaaagaccattagaaaaatttaattattaaaaaaaatttatattaaaattatttaaaagaattaatttttttaatatttagaaaaaataactaaatcttttttataaagagacaaatatatctttaaattattttttatttatttttttacaaatatatttttttaatttgtctctCATACTTCAATTCTTATTTTCATCTATAACTCATACGAGACATTTGTCGCTGTCAATCACAAATTCATCGTAAgtcttttgattttttcttattttgctttaatcttttgattaattattgatattcctTGTACATGTATGTCACACATTTGTCATGCATGGTTCATGAGGCATGGCATGGTGTGAACTTGGGTCGATAGTTATTTTGAAAAATCAAATAAGAGGCACGACACCATAACTGATTTAAgcattcgaaaattaagattcttttttttttgttttccacggtATCCCTCAAtccggcaggtcaaggactaatccgccgcgataagggtttgccgctggccaatggattTTGTTAGGACTAATCCGCCTTTTGATTTTTGGGGTACTTTACTAAAAATACTGATctctatttaagggtttgccgctggccaatggattGCTACATGCACAAGGCAGAATTCAaactcccgacacttgcttaagcggactagtgagctaaccactagaccaacccaacttggttcgaaaattaagattctATAATACTAGAAAGCTACATATTTTTTGGAATACCTAATAGGACTTTTGGAACCAaaatagtgttttttttttttggtcggtgGATTGGACAATTCCCAATCCTAGGTACCCCAAcggattggacaacccccaatcctagGTACAATACACACCCACACACTCCTCACATACTTACCAATTTTTCTCCTTGGATGCAGCTGATAGGACTCGAACCCGAGACCTTTGAGGTGGGGAGGGGGCGAAATGCCGTGTGAGCTATGGCTCATTGGCGAACCAAAATAGTGTTTAACATGAGTAGGGAacatagacaaaaaaaaatatttgggcCTCATGTACAAAAACATAGCATGGactaaataagattttttttgtcTGTTTTCAGACTATGTTACTGAACTATTAGctctcttttttaaaataaataaataaataactaacttgggttggtcgagttgTCAATTCACTTATTTGTTTAAGTAAGTGGTGGAAGTTTGAAAGTTATTCTTAATTCgatggttattttttttattcgatttattCATGTATAGTTAACAATGACTGAATGTTCAATTCATTAATTGTGCAGATGATTatcttaaaattaaagtttaagaAGTAATTAGAGGATGaagtatttttttactttattgagtcaattttaaaactataaaatctattattcacattatttaaaaaAGTTATAGTCTATCTAATAAAATCGATTAGTATTAGCAACTCCAAGGACTGAAAGAGGCAATGGACCTCGTACAATGAACCAAGCAGAAAGCAATTATATAGTTGGGTTAAAGGTGGGTTTAATCTAAAGCACATAGATCGTTGTATATTTGCTTGCATTATACGTGCATGGGAGTTCTATCCTTAGGTGTGTTTTATGTGTAGcacagaaaaatcataaaataaaaaaaatatgatcgaACCTGTGATCTGAACCAAAAAAACATGTAATATAAACAACAAATTAGacatttacaaaatgaaaaagcaACTGTTAAATCTAAACAAAAATCTACAACTTTTAGATTGTGAGACGGCTAGAAGTAGAACTAGAGGAAATTGCAATCAATCAAATCCAAGTGCCCCAAGTCATCATAGTTTATTCCATTTGGGGCGAAGTCATCCAAGCCCATTCCATTTGGAGTGTATTCAGACTCGAGGTCTTCCAAACCCTCAAAAAACTTACTCAAGAGGTCACCGGCAGCAATATTTTCCTGATTACAAACATCAAACTTATGTTAGTCCTCAAGATTCACAACATATTTCAATATGAATAAAAAGATTGTGCAAACATATCATAAGACAAATTTAATGAGATCACAAGCCCTTCAATTGAATATCTCATTACCATCAAACTTAATTTATACTGCAAACTCAAATATACTTATAATAGGAAGAGCTAAAAAACACAATCGAATTTAGAGAGGATTATACCAGCAATGGAGGACTAAAGAAGATTGGAATAATATCCAAAATAAGTCACTAAAAGTCCCCCGGGGCGGTGTTTGCGGTTTGAAGAAgttcaaaataataaaactaaaattaaaagcaTTTCCTAAAAAGAAGGTAAAAGCAAGCACATGAGAAAGAAGACCAGATTACATACCTTAGGTACTGTTTTTTCGTCTTTGGAGAGATCAGTCACTGTTGAATTATTAACCGTGTGAATGCTTGCATCTGAAGAAGGAGTTGATGGGACAGGAGAAGTAGCCACAGGTCCCGACTCACATGAAACAGAGGTTGCCTTCATGTAAGAAGAGCCATCCAATGTCATAGACTGAATGGAAACCGGCGCAACCAAAGCAGTTGAAGGGGTTCCCCCCTCCTCAACAACGTGatgatcatcatcatcgtcatcatcatcatcccaaTCTTCTTCATTAAATGGTTTCCTATATTGTGCACCGCTCCGTGGGCCATGACCCTCCTTTCGGAACACCTTACAGATAACATAAGAGTCCTGCCATGAAAATAAATCAGGAGAACTAATTAAAAGACATTCACAATGGTCACTAGATGTATAAGTAAACAAACAATGTCAAGAATGTTGTTAATACAAACAGCGAAATTAGACAAATACAAGCTGCAAATATCTTCTTAAGAAACAATTGATTGGTGATCACCTGAGCAATTCCTTTATCAGTAAGGTCTTTA
This genomic window contains:
- the LOC112791122 gene encoding NAC domain-containing protein 82; translated protein: MEKGKLIPGFHFNPTDVELLKYFLKRKVTGKKLPNVIAEINVYQYCPWDLQGKSHLKSGDLEWYFFCARGKNYGIGSKTNRAIKNGYWKATGMDKAIVQHDKQTVGMMKTLVFHTGKPPHGTRTDWVMHEYRLQDKDLTDKGIAQDSYVICKVFRKEGHGPRSGAQYRKPFNEEDWDDDDDDDDDHHVVEEGGTPSTALVAPVSIQSMTLDGSSYMKATSVSCESGPVATSPVPSTPSSDASIHTVNNSTVTDLSKDEKTVPKENIAAGDLLSKFFEGLEDLESEYTPNGMGLDDFAPNGINYDDLGHLDLIDCNFL